From the Plasmodium brasilianum strain Bolivian I chromosome 7, whole genome shotgun sequence genome, the window tgtacatgtatattaatatgtatacatatatgaatatatacccGTTTATGCAAATGTATAGGTATgcgtaattatatattcgtATAGCTCCTCTTTTGATATTCCCCTAACTACAGGTTCGCTAGCACAAGCTGCTGAGCTTCGTACGTATGCTACTATTTATCACCACCTACATTATTCGGAAACAATTCCGATTGCTCaactttttcaaaaaattaagctACACAAAGTATGTGCCTTATAATCATTCATAATGGGCAAGTCCAATttgtacaaaaaattaagcaaaaCTTCTATCAATGTATAATAATGGTACTGTGAAGGAAACGACATATTAGCATTTTTATGCACGTCAAACCATTTGTGTactgaatataaaaaataaataaaaataaaaatacatacctgtatatatatagatatatacttACGTATGGGcgtgtatacataaatacatacctatatgcatatatacatacgtaaatTCGTGTATGCGTTCAGGGGACACCTTACAAAGCGCAGTGTGGGAAAAGCCACTTCACCATTTAAACGTGAACTGGTGAATGCTGTACTCCCGAACTGAGCATCACCAAGGGAAAAGATGATAAAGAGCTGGAAGAGACCGTTTCAGGTTTCATTCCTTTTTGTGTGtagtatttttgttttttataaattgagaaatttatttttttttaacaacaTAATAAGTTTAATTAAGAGTTATCTaatttacaataataataataataataataataataataataataataataataataataataataataataaaataaatttcataaatgatgatattaaaaataatgtaaaaatatattttggaaGTCAAGGAGGAACAGCAGAAGAATTTTCGAAAGAATTATGTTccaatttaaaagaaatattcaaTATTAAGGCGGATATTATAGatttagaaaattataataaagaagaaataaaaacatttggAATCCGTATCTTTATCGTTGCAACATATGGGGATGGAGAACCTACAGATAATGCagtcaaattttttaaatggttAAAAAGTTTGAATAATGATAACACATATTTtagaaatacaaaatattccATCATGGGGTTAGGAAGTAAgcaatataaacattttaacaAGATGGGGAAAAAATTGACCAGTTATCTCAATAAATTTAAAGCAGAACAGATTAGTGAAACGGTTTATggtgatgatgatgataatatatatcacgATTTTGaaatttggaaaaataaattttttaaagaattttcaaaattattgaacatgaaaaatattccttGCAAATATGTTAAGGAAgatatttatgaaataataaactgGAGAAACTTAGAAGACATAAAAATGGATATTTTGTATGTACAAAATGGTGCAAACAATGGCGAAAGGGGTGACACGAAAAATGATGCGAAATGGGATGCCCAAAATGAAGGGGAGAAAGAGCATGACTTGTTTAGAAATAATCCACCAAATGGTCAGGAAAACACTGCTTATCGGAACAAAgaaataatgtataataaatatgaaaataaacaGTTAGTACATTTGACAACAGACataaatggaaaattttattttaaccaCCTTACTGGTTACGTTATATCTAATACAAATTTGTTGAGAAATGTAAGACCCACTATTGAAGGAGAAAAAGTTAGTCATATAACTATTAGTATTCagaatatttcatataaaagtGGAGATACATTAGTTGTATTGCCAAAAAACGCAAAACATGTTACATCATGGTGGTTGAACCGATTAAATATTGAAGAAGCAGATAGGGgtagaaaatttatttttgtatataaaaaagaaaatttggAGAACTCTTCCCCTACACATCAAAATGAAGTAAATCTGATTAGTACATATCAAAATAGAGTTGATTCGAATTGCTTATTATATGATAAGGAAAAACAGTTAGTGCAAAATTCCTACGATGACGCATCGGTTTGTGCACCTTTTCCCACACCCTGTACTATTGAAGAATCATTACAATATTATTGTGACTTGACAACTATACCGAGAgtaaatgtattaaaaaaattcaaatgcTTCATTAAAGATATTGAAGAActtaaaacatttaataatattttgtcaAGTAATCATAGAAACAcctttttcaatatatgtAAAGAATGTGATATGACCTTCATAGAATTTGTAGATATATTCATGCAGAAATCAGAATTTGAATTGGCTCCATTTTTACAGTTAAttccaaaaaataatacaaggAGTTATACCATATCTTCATCCCCAAGAGAATGTTCAAATGTAATATCATTAACTGTGAAGAAAAAGCAATATCCCATTCATTCCCTTCGAAgagctttaaaaaatttgaaaaacaaTGATATGCTTCCCAAAATTAGTGAAGAAAAGTTACGAATCCTTTGCAATAGACGTTGGTATAAAGGAtcttgttcatattatttaactgaagaattaaatataaatgacacaataaaatttaatgtaAAATGTTCAAAATTTACGCTCCCACATAATTTGGAATGGACTCATATAATTATGATTGCTACAGGAACAGGGATAGCTCCCTTCAAAGCTTTTATATcagaatttaaatattttgatagAACATGCGTgcaaaatggaataaaaaaaagagcacaacgaattttattctttggttgcagaaaaaaagaaatagactTTTTGTATGAACAGGAATTTATGGATgctcaaaaaaataaacacattGATGAAGCATATTTTGCATTCTCAAGGGAccaagagaaaaaaatttatgttcaGGATTTAAttcttgaaaaaaaggaactgATATGGAGTTTGATACAAAAGGgggcatacatatatgtttgtgGGAATAGCAATATGACTAAGGATGTAAACAAAACCATTAATAATTTAgctatattaaataaacaaaacgataaaaaatttacgaaaaaattaaagaaaagcGGTCGTTATATTGAAGAAATGTGGTAAAAATGGAAATCCGCTGACCAAATAGTTAAGTAGCCGTAATTTTATTGGCAAATATTTCCACTTTTTTATGACtatgttcataatattattgcTGCTTAGTCTTTTTTTAtgcaatttttaaatgtattttaaatgtatgttaaatacattttaaatatatagtaaattttttttttttttttttttttttggtctGTTCATTTTGGCTAGCTAAACAGggttattatttatgtccTTTTTTCTGAACATTTGTCCCATAATGATgggaataaaatatatgaaacatCTTCATaccattttaattttatcatgttttgttttattacatatattctttgctttattatattctgctatatttttttttttttttttttgctttattttgtttttctatatttttttttactttatttattttgctttgtttttttttatttcattttttcttttttgagtGTGTTATATTAAGACAAATAGCTAAATATGTAGATTATATTCTATACATGAGTAGTATAGTTGTATACCTGTAAAATATGTCCTAAACGAATTGGTTGATTTGCTAGTTGGCACTTGATGtggtgtatatatgtttgtgcaCACACtggtacatacatatatatgaatatatacgcCCGCGTACGCCTTTTTTCAGCTCTACGCGTACTAGGAGAATAAGGAAAACTTTTCATTAACTCCAtttgtttatacatattttatttcgcCCCTTAAATCTGATTTTTTATGCAAAGAGATTAGCTCAATTTCTCCGTTTGACTCAATTGCCTTTTCGTAGGCTTATGCGGACAGCAGAGATCCTCTGttaagggggaaaaaaaatgacaaaataaaaaataaattacgaatgataaataaaatataaaataaaaaaaatgaaaaataaataataaattatgatgataaataaaatataaaataaaaaaaaatgaaaaataaataataaataataaataaaataaaaaattaaaaagatatatataatacatccTCCTACGCGGCAACTGCAAGCGTTAATGCTATACGTCTATATTGCTCACTGAATTCACACATTAGTACTTACGCACAAActaattgtaatatatttttttttttttttttcataaaataaactatGATTTTTCAACGAGTCTCTTTTTTACTTGTCTTTTGCACAGTGATAGTAGTcgtaaatattatacatgattcctttttaatttataatgcATATGTGAAAGATCGTTTAACTCAATTTCGTATTTGTGCCTCAACTGTGGgggaatggaaaaaaataaattatgctGAAAAATTGCATAAGCAAAACAGGGaaatactaatttttttacaacatGAACGAGAATTTCATCAAATTAATGCTAAAAAGAGTGTAAGAAAAAGTGTACGAAAAAATGCAAGTGGCGGAGcgcaaaaagtaaaaaggcaaaaaagaacgaaagagaaaatagcaaaaaaagaAGACTCAACGAAGTGGCTCCCTATTAACAGACGTACAAATCAAATTAACCGTATTAGCTTTAAAGAGGTGGGAAATAATGCTGATAAtgtgaatgaaaaaaaggaagaagaacTAA encodes:
- a CDS encoding nitric oxide synthase, producing the protein MIKSWKRPFQVSFLFVCSIFVFYKLRNLFFFNNIISLIKSYLIYNNNNNNNNNNNNNNNNNNNNNKINFINDDIKNNVKIYFGSQGGTAEEFSKELCSNLKEIFNIKADIIDLENYNKEEIKTFGIRIFIVATYGDGEPTDNAVKFFKWLKSLNNDNTYFRNTKYSIMGLGSKQYKHFNKMGKKLTSYLNKFKAEQISETVYGDDDDNIYHDFEIWKNKFFKEFSKLLNMKNIPCKYVKEDIYEIINWRNLEDIKMDILYVQNGANNGERGDTKNDAKWDAQNEGEKEHDLFRNNPPNGQENTAYRNKEIMYNKYENKQLVHLTTDINGKFYFNHLTGYVISNTNLLRNVRPTIEGEKVSHITISIQNISYKSGDTLVVLPKNAKHVTSWWLNRLNIEEADRGRKFIFVYKKENLENSSPTHQNEVNLISTYQNRVDSNCLLYDKEKQLVQNSYDDASVCAPFPTPCTIEESLQYYCDLTTIPRVNVLKKFKCFIKDIEELKTFNNILSSNHRNTFFNICKECDMTFIEFVDIFMQKSEFELAPFLQLIPKNNTRSYTISSSPRECSNVISLTVKKKQYPIHSLRRALKNLKNNDMLPKISEEKLRILCNRRWYKGSCSYYLTEELNINDTIKFNVKCSKFTLPHNLEWTHIIMIATGTGIAPFKAFISEFKYFDRTCVQNGIKKRAQRILFFGCRKKEIDFLYEQEFMDAQKNKHIDEAYFAFSRDQEKKIYVQDLILEKKELIWSLIQKGAYIYVCGNSNMTKDVNKTINNLAILNKQNDKKFTKKLKKSGRYIEEMW